From a region of the Pseudomonas fulva 12-X genome:
- a CDS encoding SDR family NAD(P)-dependent oxidoreductase: MNTASKGTALVTGASSGIGALYAERLAQRGYDLILVARNRDRLNDLARRITDDTQRVVEVLQADLGDATSLATVEAKLKQDASITLLVNNAGIGTHTPLLASDVGLMTRMIDLNVTALMRLSYAAIPGFVERGNGAIINISSIVSITPEVLNGVYGGSKAFVTAFSQSLHHELADKGVRVQAVLPGATATEFWDNGGLPLEHLDPSIVMPASALVDAALIDFDRGELISIPSLHDASQWQAYEAARKAMFNQLSTNQPAPRYSAQR; encoded by the coding sequence ATGAATACTGCATCGAAAGGCACTGCACTGGTCACTGGCGCATCTTCCGGCATCGGCGCGCTGTACGCCGAACGCCTGGCCCAGCGTGGCTACGACCTGATTCTGGTCGCCCGCAACCGTGACCGCCTCAACGACCTGGCCCGCCGCATCACCGACGACACCCAGCGCGTAGTCGAGGTGCTGCAGGCCGACCTGGGCGACGCCACCAGCCTGGCTACCGTGGAAGCCAAGCTCAAGCAGGACGCGAGCATCACCCTGCTGGTCAACAACGCCGGCATCGGCACCCACACGCCGCTGCTGGCCAGCGATGTCGGCCTGATGACGCGGATGATCGACCTCAACGTCACCGCGCTGATGCGCCTGAGCTACGCGGCCATCCCCGGCTTCGTCGAGCGCGGTAACGGCGCCATCATCAATATCTCGTCCATTGTCAGCATCACCCCGGAAGTGCTCAACGGCGTGTACGGCGGCAGCAAGGCGTTCGTCACCGCCTTCAGCCAGTCGCTGCACCACGAGCTGGCCGACAAGGGCGTGCGCGTTCAGGCGGTACTGCCGGGCGCCACTGCCACCGAGTTCTGGGATAACGGCGGCCTGCCGCTGGAGCACCTCGACCCCAGCATCGTGATGCCGGCCAGCGCCCTGGTCGACGCCGCACTGATCGACTTCGATCGCGGCGAACTGATCTCCATCCCTTCGCTGCACGACGCCAGCCAGTGGCAAGCCTACGAGGCGGCGCGCAAGGCCATGTTCAACCAGCTTTCCACCAACCAGCCCGCACCGCGCTACAGCGCGCAGCGTTGA
- a CDS encoding SDR family oxidoreductase, which translates to MKLSGNTIFITGGTSGIGRGLAEAFHQRGNKVIIAGRRQALLDEIARVNPGIDTVVLDINDAQQIEDVAQQVIARHPDLNVVINNAGIMPFDDAASGDLDDEQAVGLVTTNLLGPVRVSAAFVEHLKRQPDATIINNSSVLAFIPIAVTALYSATKAAIHSYSLSQRFMLRDTSVKVLEIAPPWVDTDLIHKSGDARAMPLDAFIAETLTKLETATTEVIVDGITALRANVGPNEHALVNQFNQSIIDNPIPVA; encoded by the coding sequence ATGAAACTCAGCGGCAATACCATCTTCATCACCGGCGGCACCTCGGGCATCGGTCGCGGCCTGGCCGAAGCCTTCCATCAACGCGGCAACAAGGTGATCATCGCCGGCCGCCGCCAGGCGCTGCTCGACGAGATCGCCCGCGTCAACCCCGGCATCGACACCGTGGTGCTGGACATCAACGATGCGCAGCAGATCGAGGACGTGGCGCAGCAGGTGATCGCACGCCATCCGGACCTCAACGTGGTGATCAACAACGCCGGCATCATGCCGTTCGACGACGCCGCCTCGGGCGACCTCGACGATGAGCAGGCGGTCGGCCTGGTAACCACCAACCTGCTCGGCCCGGTGCGAGTCAGCGCGGCCTTCGTCGAGCACCTCAAGCGCCAGCCGGATGCCACCATCATCAACAACAGCTCGGTGCTGGCGTTCATCCCGATTGCGGTCACCGCGCTGTACTCGGCGACCAAGGCGGCCATCCATTCCTACAGCCTGTCGCAGCGCTTCATGCTGCGCGACACCAGCGTCAAGGTGCTGGAGATCGCGCCGCCATGGGTCGACACCGACCTGATCCACAAGAGCGGCGACGCGCGCGCCATGCCGCTGGACGCCTTCATCGCCGAGACCCTGACCAAGCTGGAGACGGCGACCACCGAGGTGATCGTCGACGGCATCACGGCACTGCGCGCCAACGTCGGGCCGAACGAGCACGCACTGGTTAACCAGTTCAACCAGTCGATTATCGACAACCCCATCCCCGTTGCCTGA
- a CDS encoding MFS transporter, with product MHSPINAANRLALRLLSLAYFVQAVGALSVVGSLEAISAAWALSSAQSALLITVFGITFALAAPLLQMTLGHLRRRAQVLLGLSIFSAAALLFAAAPDYQTLLASRVLMGLGAGFIGPVLGALGSNLVTREQQGSAIAIVLLGLSVAGLAGMPISAWIAHEFGARSLFFGIGASGLLIAALIFIWVPDRVAGQRAAPADVLALLTGATSLSAFLVVFFVTTGVFTTYAFLAPIIGNDFHGSAGDITLALTVLGVAGVLGNLLVTRLALRVSAERLLVIGIGLLALDLLGLAVMPRQLGGLLLALVIWALATDIVWPSQQRRIVELMPEQRGIALALTASFMFAGIGTGSAVAGWLYPVVGYTGLLLASLLFLLLAFVSLRVSEWRARALVFAPGLR from the coding sequence ATGCACAGCCCTATTAATGCAGCGAATCGCCTCGCTCTACGCCTGCTCAGCCTGGCGTATTTCGTCCAGGCGGTCGGCGCGCTTTCGGTGGTCGGCAGCCTGGAGGCGATCTCCGCCGCCTGGGCCTTGAGCAGCGCCCAGAGCGCGCTGTTGATCACCGTGTTCGGCATCACCTTCGCGCTCGCCGCACCGCTGCTGCAGATGACCCTGGGCCATCTGCGCCGGCGTGCCCAGGTGCTGCTGGGGCTGTCGATATTCAGCGCCGCCGCGCTGCTGTTCGCCGCGGCGCCGGATTACCAGACGCTTTTGGCGTCGCGTGTGCTGATGGGATTGGGCGCGGGCTTCATCGGCCCGGTGCTTGGTGCTCTGGGCTCCAACCTGGTGACGCGCGAGCAGCAGGGCAGCGCCATCGCCATCGTGCTGCTCGGGCTGAGTGTCGCGGGGCTGGCCGGCATGCCGATCAGCGCCTGGATCGCCCATGAGTTCGGGGCACGCAGCCTGTTCTTCGGCATTGGCGCCAGTGGTCTGCTCATCGCGGCGCTGATCTTCATCTGGGTGCCGGACCGCGTGGCCGGGCAGCGTGCCGCCCCCGCCGATGTGCTGGCGCTGCTGACCGGCGCCACCTCGCTAAGCGCCTTTCTGGTGGTGTTCTTCGTCACCACCGGCGTGTTCACCACCTACGCCTTTCTGGCGCCGATCATCGGCAACGATTTCCACGGCAGCGCTGGCGATATCACCCTGGCGCTGACCGTGCTGGGTGTAGCGGGCGTGCTCGGTAACCTGCTGGTCACGCGGCTGGCGCTACGGGTCAGCGCCGAGCGTTTGCTTGTGATCGGGATCGGCCTGCTGGCGCTGGATCTGCTGGGCCTTGCTGTGATGCCGCGGCAGCTCGGCGGCCTGTTGCTGGCTCTGGTGATCTGGGCGCTGGCCACCGATATCGTCTGGCCGTCGCAGCAACGGCGCATCGTCGAGCTGATGCCCGAGCAACGTGGCATCGCCCTGGCCCTGACCGCGTCGTTCATGTTCGCCGGTATCGGCACCGGCTCAGCGGTCGCCGGCTGGCTCTATCCCGTTGTCGGCTACACGGGCCTGCTGCTGGCTTCGCTGCTGTTTCTGCTGCTGGCTTTCGTCAGCCTGCGGGTTTCGGAGTGGCGGGCGCGCGCACTCGTATTCGCGCCAGGGCTGAGGTGA
- a CDS encoding cation diffusion facilitator family transporter: MTLDRQHARLMRQATAAALCVALTLVLCKAIAWWASGSVSLLAGLTDSLLDSAASLLNLIAVNIALRPADDDHRYGHGKAEALAGLGQALFIGASAILVAVQGFERLRQPEPLTAQALGIAVMLLSMVLTVALLLFQHHVVRKTGSTAIHADSLHYRSDLLLNGGILLALLLAYLGWQQGDALFAIGIAAYILWSAVSIARQSVSVLMDQELAPDVSTRMSELACAVPGVIGIHDLRTRLSGTRWFVQLHVDLPGNLSLTEAHALCEQVEDAIRGEFTQAEVLVHADPV, from the coding sequence ATGACTCTCGACCGCCAGCACGCCCGCCTAATGCGCCAGGCCACTGCCGCAGCGCTCTGCGTGGCGCTGACCCTGGTGCTGTGCAAGGCGATCGCCTGGTGGGCCAGCGGCTCGGTCAGCCTGCTCGCCGGCCTGACCGATTCGCTGCTCGACAGCGCCGCCTCACTGCTCAACCTGATCGCCGTGAACATCGCCCTGCGCCCTGCCGATGACGATCACCGTTACGGCCATGGCAAGGCCGAGGCGCTGGCCGGGCTGGGCCAGGCGCTGTTCATTGGAGCCAGCGCGATTCTGGTGGCTGTGCAGGGTTTCGAGCGCTTGCGCCAGCCGGAACCGCTGACAGCTCAAGCGCTCGGTATCGCGGTGATGCTGCTGTCCATGGTGCTGACCGTCGCCCTGCTGCTGTTCCAGCACCACGTGGTACGCAAGACCGGCTCCACGGCGATCCACGCGGACTCGCTGCACTACCGCTCCGACCTGCTGCTCAACGGCGGCATCCTCCTCGCCCTGCTGCTCGCCTACCTGGGCTGGCAACAGGGCGACGCACTGTTCGCCATCGGCATCGCTGCCTACATCCTGTGGAGCGCGGTGAGCATCGCCCGCCAGTCGGTCAGCGTGCTGATGGACCAGGAACTGGCCCCCGACGTCAGCACGCGCATGAGCGAGCTGGCCTGCGCGGTGCCCGGCGTCATCGGCATCCACGACCTGCGCACGCGGCTGTCCGGTACCCGCTGGTTCGTGCAGCTGCACGTCGACCTGCCCGGCAACCTCAGCCTCACCGAAGCCCACGCACTGTGCGAACAGGTGGAAGATGCCATCCGCGGCGAATTCACTCAGGCCGAAGTGCTGGTGCATGCCGACCCGGTGTAA
- the hrpB gene encoding ATP-dependent helicase HrpB encodes MNSLPIDSLLPNLCRALAERDEVVLEAPPGAGKTTRVPLAVLDQPWLAGQRIIMLEPRRLAARAAAERLASELGEKVGETVGYRIRLDSKVGPDTRIEVVTEGILARRLQDDPALEGVGLVIFDEFHERSLDADLALALTLNGRAMFRGEGSGEAPLKVLLMSATLEGERLAELLGDAPVLRSEGRMYPVDIRWGTPWQAGEWLEPRVLQTVLQALDDEPGSLLVFLPGQAEIRRVAEQLGEALGGRSDVRVCPLHGELELSAQRAAIEPAPAGLRKVVLATNIAETSLTIDGVRVVVDAGLARVPRFDPGSGMTRLDTTRISRASATQRAGRAGRLQPGACYRLWSQAQHEQLPAYSSAEILQADLAGLALQLARWGVEVDELVWLDPPPAAAYAQARDLLQRLGALDERGVLTAHGQAMAELPAHPRIAHLLLRGQALGLGELACDLAALLGERDILRGGQCGAGADLHSRLALLSGESRAARGAQGGVQRARQLAKQFQGYLRRVAVSEPVGDPEHGRWLGALLAFAYPDRIARQRREGGAEYRLANGRAAQFGEADALMKHGWLVVADLGSRQGQREERIYLAAELEPALFESVLAEQVSSQDLLEWDEREGVLRAERQRKVGDLVLSSEALPGLDAEARTTALLGLVRRKGLALLPWTPELRQWQARVMLLRGIDLQSQADSEWPDVSDTALLASLETWLAPYLGKVTRLSHFGNLDLHAMLQTLLPWPLPQRLDEWAPRSIAVPSGSRIGVDYSEHPPVLAVRLQELFGLAETPRIANGRQQVLLHLLSPARRPVQVTQDLANFWRTTYAEVKKDLKGRYPKHYWPDDPLIAEPTARAKPRK; translated from the coding sequence ATGAACAGCCTGCCGATCGATTCCCTGCTGCCCAACCTGTGCCGCGCCCTTGCCGAGCGCGACGAAGTGGTCCTCGAAGCACCGCCCGGCGCCGGCAAGACCACCCGCGTGCCGCTGGCCGTGCTCGACCAGCCCTGGTTGGCCGGGCAGCGCATCATCATGCTCGAACCGCGGCGCCTGGCCGCCCGCGCTGCGGCTGAGCGGCTGGCCAGCGAGCTGGGCGAGAAGGTCGGCGAGACGGTGGGCTATCGCATCCGTCTGGACAGCAAGGTCGGCCCCGATACGCGTATCGAGGTAGTGACCGAGGGCATCCTCGCCCGGCGCCTGCAGGACGACCCGGCGCTGGAGGGCGTCGGCCTGGTGATCTTCGACGAATTCCACGAGCGCAGCCTGGATGCCGACCTGGCCCTGGCGCTAACGCTCAACGGCCGGGCGATGTTTCGTGGCGAAGGCAGCGGTGAGGCGCCGCTCAAGGTGTTGCTGATGTCCGCTACTCTGGAGGGCGAGCGCCTGGCCGAATTGCTGGGTGACGCGCCGGTGCTGCGCAGTGAAGGGCGCATGTACCCGGTGGACATTCGCTGGGGCACGCCCTGGCAGGCCGGCGAATGGTTGGAGCCGCGGGTGCTGCAAACCGTTTTGCAGGCCCTGGACGACGAGCCGGGCAGCCTGCTGGTGTTTCTGCCCGGCCAGGCGGAAATTCGTCGCGTGGCCGAGCAACTGGGCGAAGCGCTGGGCGGGCGCAGCGACGTGCGCGTCTGCCCGCTGCATGGCGAGCTGGAGCTGTCGGCCCAGCGTGCGGCCATCGAGCCGGCGCCGGCCGGGCTGCGCAAGGTGGTACTGGCCACCAACATCGCCGAGACCAGCTTGACCATCGACGGTGTGCGGGTGGTGGTCGACGCCGGCCTGGCACGGGTGCCGCGTTTCGATCCGGGCAGCGGCATGACGCGCCTGGATACCACGCGTATTTCCCGCGCCTCGGCCACCCAGCGCGCCGGCCGTGCCGGGCGTCTGCAACCAGGCGCGTGCTATCGGCTATGGTCCCAGGCTCAGCATGAGCAACTGCCTGCATATTCCTCAGCGGAAATCCTTCAGGCCGACCTGGCCGGTCTCGCGCTGCAGCTCGCGCGCTGGGGCGTCGAGGTCGACGAGCTGGTCTGGCTCGACCCGCCGCCCGCTGCCGCCTACGCCCAGGCGCGCGACCTGTTGCAGCGCCTTGGCGCCCTTGACGAACGTGGCGTGTTGACCGCCCACGGCCAGGCCATGGCCGAGCTGCCGGCCCATCCGCGTATCGCTCATCTGTTATTGCGCGGCCAGGCCTTGGGCCTTGGCGAGCTGGCCTGTGACCTGGCGGCGCTGTTGGGCGAGCGCGACATATTGCGCGGCGGCCAGTGCGGCGCGGGCGCCGATCTGCATAGCCGCCTGGCGCTGCTGTCGGGTGAGAGCCGGGCGGCGCGGGGTGCCCAAGGTGGCGTGCAGCGGGCCCGGCAACTGGCCAAACAGTTTCAGGGTTATCTGCGCCGGGTTGCGGTTAGCGAGCCGGTGGGCGATCCCGAGCACGGCCGCTGGCTTGGCGCGCTGCTGGCCTTCGCCTACCCGGACCGCATCGCTCGCCAGCGCCGCGAGGGCGGCGCCGAATATCGCCTGGCCAACGGGCGTGCCGCGCAGTTCGGCGAAGCCGATGCTCTGATGAAGCACGGCTGGCTGGTGGTTGCCGACCTGGGCAGCCGCCAGGGCCAGCGCGAAGAGCGCATCTACCTGGCTGCGGAGCTGGAGCCGGCGCTGTTCGAGTCGGTGTTGGCCGAGCAGGTCAGCAGCCAGGATCTGCTCGAATGGGACGAGCGCGAAGGCGTGCTGCGCGCCGAGCGGCAGCGCAAGGTTGGTGACCTGGTGCTCAGCAGCGAGGCGTTACCGGGGCTGGATGCCGAGGCGCGCACTACGGCGTTGCTCGGTCTGGTGCGGCGCAAGGGGTTGGCGCTGCTGCCGTGGACGCCGGAGCTGCGTCAGTGGCAGGCGCGGGTGATGCTGCTGCGCGGGATCGATCTGCAAAGCCAGGCAGACAGCGAATGGCCGGATGTATCGGACACGGCGCTGCTGGCCAGCCTGGAAACCTGGCTGGCGCCGTATCTGGGCAAGGTCACCCGGCTGAGTCACTTCGGCAACCTCGACCTGCACGCGATGTTGCAAACCCTGTTGCCCTGGCCGCTGCCCCAGCGCCTGGATGAATGGGCACCGCGCAGCATCGCCGTGCCGTCCGGCTCACGTATCGGTGTGGATTACAGCGAGCACCCGCCGGTATTGGCAGTGCGCCTGCAGGAGCTGTTCGGCCTGGCCGAGACGCCGCGCATCGCCAACGGTCGTCAGCAGGTGCTGCTGCACTTGTTGTCCCCGGCGCGTCGACCGGTGCAGGTGACTCAGGATCTGGCCAACTTCTGGCGCACCACCTACGCCGAGGTGAAGAAGGATTTGAAGGGCCGTTATCCGAAACACTACTGGCCCGACGATCCCTTGATCGCCGAGCCCACGGCGCGGGCCAAGCCGCGCAAGTAG
- the gudD gene encoding glucarate dehydratase, translated as MNNNNTHAGTPVITALEVIPVAGHDSFLLNLSGGHAPFFTRNLLILRDNAGHVGVGEVPGGEAIRQTLEDARQLLLGQPIGQYQKLLGQVRQAFADRDSGGRGLQTFDLRITIHAVTAIESALLDLLGQYLDVPVAALLGEGQQRDAVEMLGYLFYVGDRKKTDLPYRQEADADNAWFRVRNEEALDAQGVVRLAEAAYERYGFKDFKLKGGVLRGDEEIEAVTALAERFPEARITLDPNGAWSLAEAIRLCRDQHHVLAYAEDPCGAENGYSGREVMAEFRRATGLPTATNMIATDWRQMGHAIQLQSVDIPLADPHFWTMQGSVRVAQMCNDWGLTWGSHSNNHFDVSLAMFTHVAAAAPGKITAIDTHWIWQDGQHLTKEPLRIEGGLVQVPKKPGLGVELDMDAVAKAHECYKGMGLGARNDAVAMQYLISGWTFDNKKPCLVR; from the coding sequence ATGAACAATAACAACACCCATGCAGGTACCCCGGTCATCACCGCTCTGGAAGTCATCCCGGTCGCCGGGCACGACAGTTTTCTGCTCAACCTCAGCGGCGGCCACGCGCCGTTCTTCACCCGCAACCTGCTGATCCTGCGCGACAACGCCGGCCACGTCGGCGTCGGTGAAGTGCCGGGCGGCGAAGCCATTCGCCAGACCCTGGAAGACGCCCGCCAACTGCTGCTCGGCCAACCCATCGGCCAATACCAGAAACTGCTCGGCCAGGTTCGTCAGGCCTTCGCTGACCGGGACTCCGGCGGCCGAGGTCTGCAGACCTTCGACCTGCGTATCACCATCCATGCTGTCACCGCTATCGAGTCCGCCCTGCTCGACCTGCTCGGTCAGTACTTGGACGTGCCGGTCGCTGCCCTGCTTGGCGAAGGCCAGCAGCGCGATGCCGTGGAAATGCTCGGCTACCTGTTCTACGTCGGCGATCGCAAGAAGACCGACCTGCCCTATCGTCAGGAAGCCGATGCCGACAACGCCTGGTTCCGCGTGCGCAACGAAGAAGCGCTGGACGCACAGGGCGTGGTGCGCCTCGCCGAAGCCGCCTACGAGCGTTATGGCTTCAAGGACTTCAAACTCAAGGGCGGCGTACTGCGCGGCGACGAGGAAATCGAAGCGGTGACCGCCCTGGCCGAGCGCTTCCCGGAGGCGCGCATCACCCTGGACCCGAACGGCGCCTGGTCACTGGCCGAAGCCATTCGCCTGTGCCGCGACCAGCACCATGTGCTCGCCTACGCCGAAGACCCCTGCGGCGCCGAGAACGGTTACTCCGGCCGCGAGGTGATGGCCGAATTCCGTCGCGCCACCGGCCTGCCGACTGCCACCAACATGATCGCCACCGACTGGCGGCAGATGGGCCACGCGATCCAGCTGCAATCGGTGGACATTCCCCTGGCCGACCCGCACTTCTGGACCATGCAGGGTTCGGTGCGCGTGGCGCAGATGTGCAACGACTGGGGCCTGACCTGGGGCTCGCACTCGAACAACCACTTCGATGTGTCTCTGGCCATGTTCACCCACGTGGCAGCGGCCGCGCCGGGCAAGATCACCGCCATCGACACCCACTGGATCTGGCAGGACGGCCAGCACCTGACCAAGGAGCCGCTGCGTATCGAAGGCGGCCTGGTGCAGGTGCCGAAAAAACCTGGCCTGGGCGTGGAGCTGGACATGGACGCAGTGGCCAAGGCCCACGAGTGCTACAAGGGCATGGGCCTGGGCGCGCGCAACGATGCGGTGGCCATGCAGTACCTGATCAGCGGCTGGACTTTCGATAACAAGAAGCCTTGCCTGGTGCGCTGA
- a CDS encoding LacI family DNA-binding transcriptional regulator, protein MARKSRRELAKDRGDLGDLPVTVKDVALKAGVSPITVSRAIQRPELVSDATREHVLAVVRAMGYVPNLMAGALATSKSRLVAIVLPTIANSIYASVVQAIMDRLAEAGYHTLVGPSGYVPEQEEALLATILGRRPDGIVLTGTFHTQASRERLASAGIPVVEAWDLSDDGLDMQVGFSHEQVGVAVAEHFFAKGYRRWAVVGVDDPRALRRCKAVIGRLAELGVNNVAVQTLPLPATWEVGRKGLANLLDAGEKPDFIFCSSDTVALGVLAEASTRGLSVPDDLAVLGFGDTLNGQFANPALSTVSVNATEMGRQVAEALLRRFDGQSAEPRVDTGFTIVERGSTART, encoded by the coding sequence GTGGCAAGAAAATCGCGCAGAGAACTGGCCAAAGACCGCGGCGACCTCGGCGATCTGCCGGTGACGGTCAAGGACGTGGCGCTCAAGGCGGGCGTGTCGCCGATCACCGTGTCGCGTGCCATCCAGCGCCCGGAACTGGTCAGCGATGCCACCCGCGAGCATGTGCTGGCAGTGGTGCGCGCCATGGGTTACGTACCCAACCTGATGGCCGGCGCCCTGGCCACCAGCAAGAGCCGCCTGGTGGCCATCGTGCTGCCGACCATCGCCAACTCGATCTACGCCAGCGTGGTGCAGGCGATCATGGATCGCCTCGCCGAGGCGGGCTACCACACCCTGGTCGGGCCCAGCGGCTACGTGCCTGAACAGGAGGAAGCCCTGCTGGCCACCATTCTCGGCCGCCGCCCGGACGGCATCGTGCTGACCGGCACTTTCCACACCCAGGCCAGCCGTGAGCGATTGGCGTCCGCCGGCATTCCGGTGGTCGAAGCCTGGGACCTGAGCGACGACGGCCTGGACATGCAGGTGGGCTTTTCCCACGAACAGGTCGGCGTCGCCGTGGCCGAACACTTCTTCGCCAAGGGTTACCGCCGCTGGGCGGTGGTCGGCGTCGACGACCCGCGGGCGCTGCGCCGTTGCAAGGCGGTGATCGGCCGACTCGCCGAACTGGGCGTGAATAACGTGGCGGTGCAGACACTACCGCTGCCCGCCACCTGGGAGGTCGGCCGCAAGGGCCTGGCCAACCTGCTCGATGCCGGCGAGAAGCCGGACTTCATCTTCTGCAGCTCGGATACCGTGGCCCTCGGCGTGCTGGCCGAAGCCTCCACCCGCGGGCTGAGCGTGCCGGACGACCTCGCCGTGCTGGGTTTCGGCGACACCCTCAATGGCCAGTTCGCCAACCCAGCGCTGTCGACCGTGAGCGTCAATGCAACGGAGATGGGACGCCAGGTCGCCGAAGCGCTGCTGCGCCGCTTCGATGGCCAGAGCGCAGAGCCGAGAGTGGATACAGGCTTCACGATCGTTGAGCGCGGCAGCACGGCTCGAACCTAG
- a CDS encoding YciC family protein, with translation MNPLDALRDAWFFFRQNLLHILVLCMPFLLLEAFLSLHLEDLVGTAKVPLYEVLLGLFFYPLYSAALILFIDARSRGEHPGKGALVAMSLSLWPRFVLLAGIGTLAIMLGISLFILPGLWLMVRLVFADYLLVLRGLTPLQALHASLQLTDGHFWPIFTCVMLVMVPPWVASFWAGDIASEPAARLLLDMLFGLCQLFTTVVVFRLYMLRAGDNTARLP, from the coding sequence ATGAATCCCCTCGACGCCCTGCGTGACGCCTGGTTCTTCTTCCGGCAAAACCTCTTGCACATCCTGGTGCTGTGCATGCCATTCCTGCTCCTCGAAGCCTTCCTGAGCCTGCACCTCGAAGACCTGGTCGGCACGGCCAAGGTGCCGCTCTACGAGGTGCTGCTCGGCCTGTTTTTCTACCCGCTGTACAGCGCCGCGCTCATTCTGTTCATCGACGCCCGCAGTCGCGGCGAACATCCCGGCAAGGGCGCACTGGTGGCCATGAGCCTGAGCCTGTGGCCGCGCTTCGTGCTGCTGGCCGGCATCGGTACCCTGGCGATCATGCTCGGCATCTCGCTGTTCATCCTGCCCGGGCTGTGGCTGATGGTGCGGCTGGTATTCGCCGATTACCTGCTGGTGCTGCGCGGCCTCACGCCGTTGCAGGCGCTGCATGCCAGCCTGCAGCTGACCGACGGGCACTTCTGGCCGATCTTCACCTGCGTGATGCTGGTGATGGTGCCGCCATGGGTCGCCAGCTTCTGGGCCGGCGATATCGCTAGCGAGCCCGCCGCGCGCCTGCTGCTGGATATGCTGTTCGGCCTCTGCCAGCTGTTCACCACGGTGGTGGTGTTCCGCCTGTATATGCTGCGTGCGGGCGACAATACGGCGCGCCTGCCTTAA
- a CDS encoding NYN domain-containing protein, which translates to MKKIAVFADVQNLYYTVRQAYGCHFNYTALWSELAAGGEIVAAYAYAIDRGDPKQQQFQQILRNLGFTVKLKPYIQRSDGSAKGDWDVGITLDVMDAAADVDSVVLASGDGDFDLLLERIRQRHGVEAVAYGVPGLTAQSLVRAASRYVPIEGHLLLKH; encoded by the coding sequence GTGAAGAAAATTGCCGTGTTCGCCGACGTGCAGAATCTCTACTACACCGTGCGCCAGGCCTATGGTTGCCACTTCAACTACACGGCGTTGTGGAGCGAGCTGGCGGCTGGCGGCGAGATCGTCGCGGCCTACGCCTACGCCATCGACCGTGGCGACCCCAAGCAGCAGCAGTTCCAGCAGATCCTGCGCAACCTGGGCTTCACCGTGAAGCTCAAGCCCTATATCCAGCGCAGCGATGGCTCGGCCAAGGGCGACTGGGACGTGGGCATCACCCTCGACGTGATGGACGCCGCGGCAGACGTCGACAGCGTGGTGCTGGCCTCCGGTGACGGCGATTTCGACCTGCTGCTCGAGCGCATCCGCCAGCGCCATGGCGTCGAAGCCGTGGCCTACGGCGTGCCCGGGCTCACCGCGCAGTCGCTGGTGCGCGCAGCCAGCCGTTACGTGCCCATCGAGGGCCATCTGTTGCTCAAACACTGA
- a CDS encoding 3'-5' exonuclease codes for MKPIAVIDFETTGMSPAQQARATEIGVVIIEDGQITARYQSLMNAGAWVPPFIEQLTGISNAMVRSAPPAAEVMHEVAEFVGDIPMLAHNAAFDQKFWDAELGLIGRTRVQHFACSLLLSRRLLPGAPSHKLGNLNRWARLPDTGKAHRALADAEMAANLTLHLCKVLREQHGRSAVDHDFLRQLQGMSAAKVRALLAA; via the coding sequence GTGAAACCCATCGCTGTCATCGACTTCGAAACCACCGGCATGTCGCCGGCCCAGCAGGCCCGCGCCACCGAAATCGGCGTGGTGATCATCGAAGACGGGCAGATCACCGCCCGCTACCAGAGCCTGATGAACGCCGGCGCCTGGGTGCCGCCCTTCATCGAGCAACTGACCGGCATCAGCAACGCCATGGTGCGCAGCGCGCCGCCGGCCGCCGAGGTGATGCACGAGGTCGCCGAGTTCGTTGGCGACATCCCGATGCTGGCGCACAACGCCGCGTTCGACCAGAAGTTCTGGGACGCCGAGCTGGGCCTGATCGGCCGTACCCGCGTGCAGCATTTCGCCTGTTCGCTGCTGCTCTCGCGCCGTCTGCTGCCGGGTGCGCCGAGCCACAAGCTCGGCAACCTCAACCGCTGGGCGCGGCTGCCCGATACCGGCAAGGCGCACCGGGCGCTGGCCGATGCGGAAATGGCCGCCAACCTGACCCTGCACCTGTGCAAGGTGCTGCGCGAACAGCATGGCCGCAGCGCTGTGGATCATGACTTCCTGCGCCAGCTGCAGGGCATGTCCGCCGCTAAGGTGCGCGCGCTGCTCGCCGCGTAG